From one Anopheles cruzii chromosome 3, idAnoCruzAS_RS32_06, whole genome shotgun sequence genomic stretch:
- the LOC128270726 gene encoding LOW QUALITY PROTEIN: trypsin-1-like (The sequence of the model RefSeq protein was modified relative to this genomic sequence to represent the inferred CDS: deleted 1 base in 1 codon), with protein sequence MIASVLLATDPTHDAAYQNDGERIVGGIPVDIRDFPYQVSLRRGRHFCGGSIVDHRWILTAAHCTRSGNVHNLWIRVGSTHVNEGGQLFPIDRIVHHPRQISWSDYDFALLLLDQPLNFSDTVDSLARTTAVDEQLPDGTLCKVSGWGSTHNPDESALILRAATVPLANHRKCSEVYKDIGPVTDSMICAGYTEGGKDSCQGDSGGPLVCDGQLTGVVSWSRGCAEPGFPGVYAKVSEAAEWIEQTVREQTAVGR encoded by the exons ATGATAGCAAGTGTGCTTCTTGCCACCGATCCAACCCATGACGCAGCCTACCAGAACGACGGCGAGCGTATTGTTGGTGGCATTCCAGTGGACATTCGCGATTTCCCGTACCAGGTCTCGCTTCGTCGCGGAAGACACTTTTGCGGTGGATCTATCGTTGACCACCGGTGGATACTTACTGCCGCACACTGCACCAG GTCGGGCAACGTTCACAACCTGTGGATTCGTGTGGGCTCGACTCACGTTAACGAAGGGGGTCAGCTTTTTCCCATCGACCGCATCGTGCATCATCCCAGGCAAATCTCGTGGAGTGACTACGACTTCGCGCTACTCCTGCTAGATCAGCCGCTCAATTTTAGTGACACCGTCGATTCCCTTGCA CGGACGACGGCAGTCGACGAGCAACTTCCGGATGGAACGCTGTGTAAGGTTTCCGGATGGGGAAGTACGCACAATCCGGACGAGTCGGCCCTGATCCTacgggcggccaccgttccACTGGCCAACCACCGGAAGTGTAGCGAGGTGTACAAGGACATTGGCCCCGTGACGGACAGTATGATCTGTGCCGGGTACACCGAGGGTGGAAAGGATTCATGCCAAGGCGATTCCGGGGGGCCACTGGTTTGCGACGGTCAGCTGACCGGAGTTGTTTCGTGGAGCAGAGGCTGCGCCGAGCCAGGTTTTCCGGGAGTGTACGCTAAGGTCTCGGAGGCGGCGGAATGGATCGAGCAAACGGTTCGCGAACAAACGGCTGTCGGTCGGTAG
- the LOC128270727 gene encoding uncharacterized protein LOC128270727, producing MAAARPSKLCRRTFFLQTGTAPTLSEMRSEMGDDLADVILATLEPNQRAAVPAECVVVTEDAPVAPAAVEHDAEQVRGQIHEHILNIGGHVSKRIEGYWRHRLEEVASAAVGADDVDFLLFECKQKIAIARDEERQRYERLAQETEEALRSRLAEEKGDIHRSYAETRALWARFVCRKVRAQAKKLLCDIAAHYRVHVEREVNRRLEDERTQIRTEMEEVVRAAVEQQRRTDERAMEWLIYQYVELLKFTNEYQACIETVAIVREVCNQQGLSDFPSELFNNLGIEWKKLDQKPGPVSRDHGEAIDDLQNDIVADKTISRESLENGPSYRESFDATIALSNIQHRRQCASSYQTPNEDYCFGELFDPTISEDRIEGFVDSILPRYIQATDEDFVAMFEKQNEE from the exons ATGGCCGCGGCTCGACCATCGAAGCTGTGTCGTCGGACATTTTTCTTGCAAACCGGCACGGCTCCTACGCTTTCGGAAATGCGAAGTGAGATGGGCGACGACTTGGCTGACGTCATACTGGCCACACTCGAACCCAATCAACGAGCGGCTGTCCCCGCGGAATGTGTGGTAGTCACCGAGGACGCTCCAGTTGCGCCTGCCGCGGTTGAGCATGATGCTGAGCAAGTGCGAGGTCAAATCCACGAACATATCCTAAATATTGGTGGACATGTTTCGAAACGAATCGAGGGCTACTGGCGCCACCGCTTGGAAGAAGTGGCTTCAGCAGCCGTGGGCGCGGACGATGTAGACTTCCTGCTTTTTGAATGTAAACAGAAAATAGCCATAGCACGGGATGAGGAACGCCAGCGCTACGAGCGGTTAGCCCAGGAAACGGAGGAAGCGCTGCGGAGCCGCCTCgcggaagaaaaaggcgaCATACACCGATCATATGCCGAGACCAGGGCTTTATGGgcacggtttgtttgccggaAGGTACGAGCGCAGGCCAAGAAGTTGTTGTGCGACATTGCAGCTCATTACAGGGTGCACGTTGAGCGGGAAGTGAATCGCCGCCTGGAAGACGAGAGGACCCAGATTAGGACCGAAATGGAAGAGGTTGTTCGTGCGGCAGTAGA ACAGCAAAGGCGGACGGATGAACGTGCTATGGAATGGTTGATCTATCAGTACGTAGAGCTATTGAAATTTACCAACGAGTACCAGGCTTGCATCGAGACGGTGGCGATTGTCCGAGAGGTGTGCAATCAGCAG GGATTGAGTGATTTTCCCAGTGAACTCTTCAACAATCTCGGTATAGAGTGGAAGAAACTTGACCAGAAACCAGGACCGGTTTCACGCGACCACGGTGAAGCGATCGATGATCTACAAAATGACATCGTCGCGGACAAGACAATCTCTCGAGAGTCGCTAGAGAATGGGCCAAGTTACCGCGAGAGCTTCGATGCTACGATAGCTCTGAGTAACATACAGCATCGAAGGCAATGCGCTTCCTCGTATCAAACACCAAACGAGGACTACTGTTTCGGCGAGCTTTTTGATCCAACCATAAGTGAGGACAGGATCGAGGGCTTCGTTGATTCCATTTTGCCACGGTACATACAAGCAACGGATGAGGATTTCGTCGCAATGTTTGAGAAACAGAACGAAGAATAA
- the LOC128271980 gene encoding UPF0585 protein CG18661, which yields MMSILRKLPNPAGERNKDPILSVLKRFLNKMKPNLQLLEISSGVGLHSSYFAPHFPNITFQTSEYDTTLFGSIQAYQKDAGSVNVLPPIFIDISAPLADWENDANIEQSSSTARFDYMLNINMLHISPLECAIGLFKNAGLLLKPDGLLITYGPYAVDGVLVPESNVRFDKSLQERDDRWGIRDTSVLKKLADRNGITLEEMIDLPANNKCLIWKKRT from the exons ATGAT GAGCATACTCAGGAAATTACCTAAcccggccggcgaaaggaaTAAGGATCCCATTTTGAGCGTTCTGAAACGATTCCTCAACAAAATGAAGCCAAACCTGCAGCTGCTAGAGATTTCGTCCGGTGTTGGATTGCATTCATCGTACTTTGCACCGCACTTTCCCAACATTACCTTTCAAACGAGCGAATACGACACGACGCTGTTCGGAAGCATCCAAGCGTACCAAAAGGACGCCGGCTCGGTCAACGTGCTGCCTCCAATCTTCATCGATATCTCCGCACCTTTAGCTGATTGGGAGAATGATGCCAATATCGAACAATCTTCCTCGACCGCGCGCTTCGATTACATGCTCAACATCAACATGTTGCACATCTCACCATTGGAATGTGCGATAGGATTGTTCAAAAATGCTGGACTACTGCTGAAACCTGACGGGCTGCTCATAACGTACGGACCGTATGCCGTGGATGGAGTTCTTGTGCCGGAGAGCAATGTTCGCTTCGACAAATCACTGCAAGAGCGCGACGATCGATGGGGCATACGTGACACGAGCGTTCTGAAAAAGTTGGCTGATCGTAACGGTATCACGCTGGAGGAAATGATCGACCTTCCGGCGAACAACAAATGTTTGATTTGGAAAAAACGGacataa
- the LOC128271979 gene encoding probable ribosome production factor 1, translated as MSSSNDSDSDSEMEAKPSHSKAVAQKPQVERATKAARRKKMQDYLDERAARETAERAEEALARRRKRGLTDDQEDEEEVTYPVINPANFVKNKEIRHKRFKRMQGLKKKEEKASKKTRKLEGKPSEPAHTIESLREKDQTTVANLEEEDQQEVMNDLENDEFCEYYQKSYAPKVLITYNATPHTKTRQFASLLKRMIPNSGTFQRHNARLKKVCQSAIREEYTDVVVVNECNKKPEGLLVIHLPEGPTAHFKISNFKSLKELRRKVKNITTHRPEVILNNFTTRLGLTIGRMLGSLFHYEPEFRGRRAVTFHNQRDYIFFRHHLYDFDKNGKRVKLRELGPRFTLKLRSLQVGLFDNKCGDYEWMITNKRHQMESRRRFFL; from the coding sequence ATGTCCAGCAGTAACGATAGCGACAGTGATTCGGAGATGGAAGCGAAGCCTTCACATTCAAAGGCAGTCGCGCAAAAACCGCAGGTCGAGCGCGCCACGAAAGCTGCGCGGCGCAAAAAGATGCAAGACTACCTGGACGAGCGGGCGGCTCGTGAAACAGCCGAGCGCGCGGAAGAAGCGCTGGCCCGTCGCCGAAAGCGGGGACTAACGGACGATCAGGAAGATGAAGAAGAGGTTACCTATCCAGTAATCAATCCGGCGAATTTCGTAAAGAATAAAGAGATTCGCCACAAGCGCTTCAAGCGCATGCAGGGcttgaagaaaaaggaagagaaagcGTCCAAGAAGACCCGCAAGCTGGAGGGTAAACCATCGGAACCGGCTCACACTATTGAATCCTTGCGCGAAAAGGATCAAACCACGGTAGCCAACCTGGAGGAAGAAGATCAGCAGGAGGTGATGAACGATTTGGAAAACGACGAGTTCTGCGAGTATTATCAGAAAAGCTACGCACCGAAAGTGCTAATAACGTACAACGCGACACCTCACACGAAGACGCGCCAGTTTGCGTCTCTGCTGAAACGCATGATACCGAATTCGGGAACCTTCCAGCGCCACAACGCCAGGCTGAAGAAGGTGTGTCAAAGCGCGATCCGCGAAGAGTACACCGACGTTGTGGTGGTGAACGAGTGCAACAAAAAGCCGGAAGGCTTGCTGGTGATCCACCTTCCCGAGGGCCCTACAGCACACTTTAAGATCAGCAACTTTAAATCCTTGAAAGAGCTGAGGCGCAAAGTGAAAAACATCACTACGCACCGGCCGGAGGTGATTCTGAATAATTTCACCACTCGACTCGGTCTAACGATCGGTCGCATGCTGGGTTCGCTGTTCCACTACGAGCCGGAATTCCGCGGTCGTCGTGCGGTGACTTTTCACAACCAGCGCGACTACATCTTTTTCCGTCACCATCTGTACGATTTCGACAAGAACGGCAAACGCGTTAAACTACGCGAATTGGGACCCCGGTTCACGCTGAAGCTGCGCTCTCTTCAGGTGGGACTTTTCGACAACAAGTGTGGCGACTACGAGTGGATGATTACCAACAAGCGGCACCAGATGGAAAGTCGGCGACGATTCTTCCTATAA
- the LOC128271609 gene encoding Golgi phosphoprotein 3 homolog sauron, whose product MNRSDGLVRRVKSRDTESNGGSSSAANNADQEENRLDKEDDIEDCDSKETRLTLMEEVLLLGLKDKEGYTSFWNDCISSGLRGCILIELGLRGRIELERAGMRRKGLCTRKIILKSDTPTGDVLLDEALKHIKETCPPETIQSWIEYLSGETWNPLKIRYQLKNVRERLAKNLVEKGVLTTEKQNFLLFDMTTHPLTDNVIKCRLVKKIQDAVLTKWVNDPQRIGKRMLALILLAHASDVLENAFAPLNDDDYELAMRRVRELLDLDFEAESAKSNANEVIWAVFAAFTK is encoded by the exons ATGAATCGTAGCGACGGGCTGGTGCGACGAGTGAAGTCGCGCGACACTGAATCGAACGGGGGATCCTCTTCGGCGGCCAATAATGCCGACCAGGAGGAGAACCGACTGGACAAGGAGGACGATATTGAAGACTGCGATTCCAAGGAAACGCGGCTCACTTTGATGGAagaagtgctgctgctgggactgAAGGACAAGGAG GGTTACACATCGTTCTGGAACGACTGCATATCGAGCGGTTTGCGAGGATGTATTCTTATCGAGCTCGGCTTACGCGGCCGCATCGAACTGGAGCGGGCCGGCATGCGACGGAAAGGATTATGTACGAGGAAAATTATACTCAAATCCGACACACCCACCGGTGACGTACTGCTCGATGAGGCCTTAAAACATATTAAGGAAACGTGTCCACCGGAAACCATTCAAAGCTGGATTGAATATCTGAGTG GCGAAACATGGAACCCGCTAAAGATACGCTATCAGCTGAAGAATGTACGTGAACGGCTGGCGAAGAATTTGGTCGAAAAAGGCGTACTGACGACAGAGAAGCAGAACTTCCTGCTCTTCGATATGACGACACATCCACTCACCGATAACGTTATCAAATGCCGGCTAGTGAAGAAG ATCCAGGACGCGGTTCTGACCAAGTGGGTGAACGATCCGCAGCGTATCGGAAAGCGGATGCTAGCGCTGATTCTGCTGGCACACGCCAGCGACGTACTGGAGAATGCCTTTGCCCCActgaacgacgacgactacgagcTAGCAATGCGACGGGTGCGCGAGCTACTAGATTTGGATTTCGAAGCAGAGTCTGCAAAATCTAATGCGAACGAAGTGATTTGGGCCGTCTTTGCGGCGTTTACTAAGTAA